Proteins encoded in a region of the Rutidosis leptorrhynchoides isolate AG116_Rl617_1_P2 chromosome 9, CSIRO_AGI_Rlap_v1, whole genome shotgun sequence genome:
- the LOC139869082 gene encoding N-terminal acetyltransferase A complex catalytic subunit NAA10-like → MAISRKATIDHLLAMQACNQFENHQQINYYFCHHVLSWLQFPYVAEDYGSKIAATDCHGHMTSISDLQKLELAAKFMAAAQNATEQVSS, encoded by the exons ATGGCTATTAGTCGCAAAGCAACAATTGACCACCTACTTGCAATGCAAGCTTGCAATCAATTTGAAAACCATCAACAGATAAACTACTATTTCTGCCACCACGTTCTTTCATGGCTGCAGTTCCCTTACGTTGCCGAAGATTATGGCAGTAAGATCGCCGCCACCGACTGCCACGGCCATATGACGTCAATCTCGGATCTCCAGAAGTTAGAGCTTGCAGCAAAATTCATGGCTGCTGCACAAAACGCCACCGAACAg GTCTCGAGCTAG